The Streptomyces sp. CG4 genome window below encodes:
- a CDS encoding RNA-guided endonuclease InsQ/TnpB family protein has product MTTEAVTGGDAGHARYTCRVRLSKTARVALEAEWARCRWIWNECVARSKKAHTEGEKAGPAALDKMLTQARRVTPWLAAGPSVPQQQSIRDFGTSRAKALKDIKDRVPQHRRAGMPRWKKKRETRPTLNCIRRGFRLKDGRLHLAGDIVVRGVWSRELPAQPSSVRVYQDATGAWYTSFVVPAPVKPLAPTGRVIGIDWGVKETATTTSDAHDLPHPQHGRTAAQKLARYQRMMARRRPARGHAASRGYREAKAQTARLPTKVARQRQDTARTWAKSVVRDHDVLAVEDFRPKFLAKTSMARKAADASIGAAKRALVEMARKHGRTVHLVHPAHTTMDCAQCGARTKHALPLSERTYACTACGAVSPRDKNSARVMLVRAGLNPAGAKGTRPAEALPQQAA; this is encoded by the coding sequence ATGACGACAGAAGCCGTCACGGGTGGGGATGCCGGGCATGCCCGGTACACGTGTCGTGTGCGCCTGTCGAAGACGGCCCGCGTGGCGCTCGAAGCGGAATGGGCACGCTGCCGGTGGATCTGGAACGAGTGCGTGGCCCGTTCGAAGAAGGCCCACACCGAGGGTGAAAAGGCCGGCCCGGCCGCGCTGGACAAGATGCTGACCCAGGCGCGGCGGGTAACTCCCTGGCTGGCCGCTGGGCCGAGTGTTCCTCAGCAGCAGTCGATACGCGATTTCGGGACGTCGCGCGCCAAGGCGCTGAAGGACATCAAGGACCGTGTCCCGCAGCACCGCCGGGCCGGGATGCCGCGCTGGAAGAAGAAGCGGGAAACGCGGCCGACGCTGAACTGCATCCGGCGCGGTTTCCGGCTCAAAGACGGCCGTCTGCATCTCGCCGGCGACATCGTGGTGCGGGGGGTGTGGTCCCGTGAGCTTCCCGCACAGCCGTCCAGCGTGCGTGTGTACCAGGACGCCACCGGGGCGTGGTACACCTCGTTCGTCGTACCCGCGCCCGTGAAGCCTCTCGCTCCCACGGGGCGTGTGATCGGGATCGACTGGGGTGTCAAGGAGACGGCTACCACCACATCGGACGCCCACGACCTTCCGCACCCGCAGCACGGCAGGACGGCCGCACAGAAGCTCGCCCGCTACCAGCGGATGATGGCCCGGCGCCGGCCGGCGCGCGGCCACGCCGCATCCCGCGGCTACCGGGAGGCGAAGGCGCAGACAGCCAGGCTGCCTACCAAGGTGGCCCGGCAGCGGCAGGACACCGCCCGCACATGGGCCAAGTCCGTGGTCCGTGACCACGACGTACTGGCGGTGGAGGACTTCCGCCCGAAGTTCCTCGCGAAAACCTCGATGGCGCGCAAGGCGGCCGATGCCTCGATCGGCGCCGCGAAGCGCGCGCTTGTTGAGATGGCCCGCAAGCACGGGCGCACCGTGCACCTGGTACACCCCGCGCACACCACCATGGACTGTGCGCAGTGCGGCGCGAGAACCAAGCACGCACTACCTCTTTCCGAGAGAACCTACGCCTGCACCGCGTGCGGAGCCGTATCCCCCCGGGATAAGAACTCCGCCCGCGTGATGCTGGTCCGGGCGGGTCTGAACCCGGCTGGTGCCAAGGGCACAAGACCCGCTGAGGCGCTGCCTCAGCAGGCAGCCTGA
- a CDS encoding HAD family hydrolase codes for MTGIPTAHEPVELIVFDCDGVLVDSEPIAVRTHVALGAELGWPLTESDVMNRFVGRSTTSIGEQIAERLGAETARVWDERFREMHAKAVDESLTPVDGIVEALDGLEAAGLGARHWCIASSGSHEKMRHTLGRAGLYDRFEGRVFSAHEVVRGKPAPDLFLHAARRMGVDPSRCAVVEDSRFGVQAATAAGMRSYGYAGGLTPADWLTGPTTVVFTDMRRLPGLITAHTAEKVTDAAGD; via the coding sequence TTGACCGGGATCCCCACCGCCCACGAGCCGGTCGAGCTCATCGTCTTCGACTGCGACGGCGTGCTCGTCGACAGCGAGCCGATCGCCGTGCGCACGCACGTCGCCCTGGGCGCCGAACTGGGCTGGCCGCTGACCGAGTCCGACGTCATGAACCGCTTCGTCGGCCGCTCGACCACGTCGATCGGCGAACAGATCGCCGAGCGGCTCGGCGCCGAGACCGCCCGTGTCTGGGACGAGCGGTTCCGCGAGATGCACGCCAAGGCGGTGGACGAGAGCCTGACCCCGGTCGACGGCATCGTCGAGGCCCTTGACGGCCTGGAGGCGGCGGGCCTCGGAGCACGGCACTGGTGCATCGCCTCCAGCGGCAGCCACGAGAAGATGCGCCACACACTCGGCAGGGCCGGGCTCTACGACAGGTTCGAGGGCCGCGTCTTCAGCGCCCACGAGGTCGTGCGGGGCAAGCCCGCCCCGGACCTCTTCCTGCACGCCGCACGGCGGATGGGCGTTGACCCGTCCCGCTGCGCCGTCGTGGAGGACAGCAGGTTCGGCGTCCAGGCGGCCACCGCAGCCGGGATGCGCTCCTACGGATATGCGGGAGGCCTCACTCCGGCCGACTGGCTCACCGGTCCGACGACGGTTGTCTTCACCGACATGCGCCGGCTGCCCGGCCTGATCACGGCACACACAGCAGAGAAGGTGACCGATGCCGCTGGAGATTGA
- a CDS encoding nucleotidyltransferase domain-containing protein: MSDYSMSAKDVVALVERLDAHGVDACIGGGWGVDALLGEQTREHSDLDVWAPAAHLEQLFVAFAEAGVDRIFPWPGDRPWNFVLHDGVRLRVDLHLYEPLADGSLHYGSVVEGGPFPAEALAGRGSVAGTAVRCESAEWAVRWHTGYPARDVDRHDVPLLCQRFGITVPEGFGPLEERSPSGPA; the protein is encoded by the coding sequence GTGAGCGATTATTCGATGTCAGCCAAGGATGTAGTCGCGCTTGTGGAGCGGCTCGACGCCCACGGTGTAGATGCGTGTATCGGGGGCGGGTGGGGCGTGGATGCGCTGCTCGGGGAGCAGACGCGAGAACATTCCGACCTTGACGTATGGGCGCCCGCCGCACATCTTGAGCAGTTGTTCGTCGCGTTTGCTGAGGCTGGTGTCGACCGGATCTTCCCGTGGCCTGGTGACAGGCCGTGGAACTTCGTCCTGCACGACGGCGTTCGGTTGCGGGTCGACTTGCACCTCTACGAGCCGCTCGCGGACGGATCACTGCACTACGGATCCGTGGTGGAGGGTGGTCCTTTTCCGGCTGAAGCACTCGCCGGACGTGGTTCGGTTGCCGGCACGGCGGTTCGGTGCGAGTCGGCCGAGTGGGCGGTGCGCTGGCATACCGGCTATCCGGCTCGTGATGTCGATCGCCACGACGTGCCCCTGCTGTGCCAGCGGTTCGGGATCACTGTGCCTGAGGGCTTCGGGCCGCTTGAGGAGCGTTCCCCAAGCGGCCCGGCGTAG
- a CDS encoding glycosyltransferase, whose product MSYRIIFLALGSRGDTQPYLAVGRVLKARGHRVSIATGQCYAELVRQSGLDHIPIDVDVEQVLKSEDGQQWLGAERNPLRLARRLEPLAASYVDQVVADAAGECAAADAVVCSLLGMMFRPAIVPPSIPFAYGGLQPTYPSRTFPTIQLSQRRSLGAWGNRWSHGAVESVMWLCVRAALARRATAGPRPPLRAPSAQLRRAGHPLLCGFSPSVVPRPADWPSFVHVTGYWFTETPASWTPPPDLQEFLAAGPAPVFVGFGSMVPKDQRGTGEVVRDALRRAGLRGVLLGDPDAEPSDNEFHVIGGAPHQWLFPRMAAVVHHGGAGTVAAALRAGVPQVTTPFFFDQPFWGERLHALGVGTSPLSIRQLSAENLAEAVGRAADVEGPMRERARALQGRVAAERGAERAADVLEQWLTGLRR is encoded by the coding sequence ATGAGCTACCGAATCATTTTCCTCGCACTCGGTTCTCGCGGTGACACCCAGCCCTACCTGGCTGTCGGCCGCGTACTCAAGGCGCGCGGACACCGGGTGAGCATCGCCACCGGGCAGTGCTACGCCGAACTGGTGCGTCAGTCCGGGCTGGACCACATACCGATCGATGTGGACGTCGAGCAGGTCCTGAAGAGCGAAGACGGACAGCAGTGGCTCGGCGCGGAACGGAACCCGCTGCGCCTGGCTCGGCGACTGGAGCCGCTGGCGGCGTCCTATGTCGACCAAGTCGTCGCCGATGCGGCGGGGGAGTGCGCGGCGGCCGACGCGGTCGTGTGCTCCCTGCTCGGGATGATGTTCCGGCCCGCGATCGTGCCGCCGTCCATCCCGTTCGCCTACGGCGGGCTCCAGCCCACATATCCGTCCCGGACCTTCCCCACCATCCAGCTCTCCCAACGGCGCTCACTCGGCGCCTGGGGCAACCGGTGGAGTCACGGCGCGGTGGAGAGCGTGATGTGGCTCTGCGTCCGTGCAGCCCTGGCTCGGCGGGCGACTGCCGGGCCGCGGCCGCCGCTGCGCGCACCCTCCGCGCAGCTGAGGCGCGCCGGGCACCCGCTGCTCTGTGGGTTCAGCCCGTCCGTCGTTCCGCGGCCTGCTGACTGGCCGTCCTTCGTGCACGTCACGGGGTACTGGTTCACCGAGACGCCTGCCTCGTGGACGCCGCCGCCGGACCTGCAGGAGTTCCTAGCCGCCGGGCCGGCGCCGGTCTTCGTGGGCTTCGGCAGCATGGTTCCGAAGGATCAGCGGGGTACCGGAGAGGTGGTACGGGACGCTCTGCGCCGGGCCGGATTGCGTGGCGTGCTGCTCGGTGACCCCGACGCCGAGCCTTCGGACAACGAGTTCCATGTCATCGGCGGGGCTCCGCACCAGTGGCTCTTTCCTCGCATGGCTGCAGTGGTCCACCACGGCGGTGCGGGCACCGTCGCGGCGGCTCTGCGTGCCGGTGTGCCCCAGGTCACGACCCCGTTCTTCTTCGATCAGCCCTTCTGGGGAGAGCGCCTGCACGCGCTGGGAGTTGGCACATCGCCCCTGTCGATCCGGCAATTGTCCGCCGAGAACCTGGCCGAGGCGGTGGGCCGTGCGGCCGATGTCGAGGGGCCCATGCGGGAACGAGCCCGTGCTCTTCAGGGGCGCGTGGCCGCCGAACGTGGTGCGGAGCGTGCGGCTGATGTGCTGGAGCAGTGGTTGACGGGCCTGCGGCGCTGA
- a CDS encoding (2Fe-2S)-binding protein has protein sequence MSGGNICVCYEVTEDEIVGWIRRGVTTVEGLGERCNAGRGCGDCHDMLEELLEDFGDETDADGIEAVGHAHH, from the coding sequence GTGAGCGGCGGCAACATCTGCGTGTGCTACGAGGTCACCGAGGACGAGATCGTCGGCTGGATCCGCCGGGGCGTCACGACCGTCGAGGGCCTGGGGGAGCGCTGCAACGCCGGACGGGGCTGCGGCGACTGCCACGACATGCTTGAGGAACTCCTTGAGGACTTCGGTGACGAGACCGACGCCGACGGCATCGAGGCGGTGGGCCATGCCCACCACTGA
- a CDS encoding VOC family protein has translation MDTTPGADWTVVYSKLQFTDGSALGVAELTAYATAGGDHVIGNSLHVGLVYEDSAEQRTAFDKLAKDGEVLEALANQFWGAAYGAVRDKCGVICETNCCLPQDRGDGTGSPA, from the coding sequence ATGGACACGACCCCTGGCGCGGACTGGACGGTCGTCTACTCCAAGCTCCAGTTCACCGACGGCAGCGCGCTGGGCGTCGCCGAACTCACTGCCTACGCCACCGCCGGCGGTGACCACGTCATCGGCAACAGCCTTCACGTCGGGCTGGTCTACGAGGACTCGGCCGAGCAGCGCACGGCCTTCGACAAGCTCGCCAAGGACGGCGAAGTCCTCGAAGCCCTGGCCAACCAGTTCTGGGGCGCCGCCTACGGTGCCGTCCGAGACAAGTGCGGCGTCATCTGCGAGACCAACTGCTGTCTCCCCCAGGACCGCGGCGATGGCACCGGCTCACCCGCCTGA
- a CDS encoding ketoacyl-ACP synthase III family protein produces MRWNDVYLHASAVWLGDPVTVTEAVAMNRYDPDEARTDGFCAVRTAEHTAPAEMAVYAGMLALDRARVPVDDFCLLLHASGSYQGLDHWWPASYIQHHTVGGTASALDIQQACNGGISALALAAGYLSADRSDSAALITTADRYILPDFDRYRADRGQPRGDGATGLVLSRRKGGVARLVSTVLAGDATYEGLQRGDLAWAACRGTHGRPTDLRARAKQYLAGSGGSVPEIVARLGSGQQATIRRALGEAEITADDVAWFVFPHSGYAIVDWQFRRREFGIAEERTTWPWGRWVGHLGAGDQAAGLTHLLESGKARPGDRVALVGTGSGYSFGCAVLEILRSPQWSASTS; encoded by the coding sequence ATGCGCTGGAACGATGTGTATCTTCATGCCTCTGCCGTCTGGCTGGGCGATCCCGTGACGGTCACCGAGGCCGTGGCCATGAACCGTTACGACCCCGACGAGGCACGTACGGACGGCTTCTGTGCGGTGCGGACTGCGGAGCACACGGCACCTGCCGAAATGGCAGTTTATGCAGGAATGTTGGCGCTGGACCGGGCCCGTGTCCCGGTTGACGACTTCTGCCTTCTCCTGCACGCATCGGGCAGCTATCAGGGGCTCGACCACTGGTGGCCTGCTTCGTACATTCAGCACCACACCGTAGGCGGCACGGCCTCCGCGCTCGACATACAGCAGGCGTGCAACGGCGGGATCTCGGCACTGGCTCTGGCTGCCGGCTATCTCTCGGCCGATCGCTCGGACTCTGCCGCTTTGATCACCACCGCAGACCGCTACATCCTCCCGGACTTCGACCGCTATCGGGCGGACCGGGGGCAGCCCCGTGGAGACGGAGCAACCGGGCTGGTTCTCTCGCGGCGCAAGGGCGGCGTGGCACGGCTGGTGTCCACCGTTCTGGCTGGCGACGCAACGTACGAGGGGTTGCAGCGCGGCGACCTGGCGTGGGCTGCCTGCCGTGGCACCCACGGCAGGCCGACGGACCTGCGAGCCAGGGCCAAGCAGTACCTCGCCGGTTCCGGCGGCAGCGTGCCGGAGATCGTGGCGCGGCTGGGAAGCGGCCAGCAGGCCACCATTCGCCGGGCTCTTGGCGAAGCGGAGATCACGGCCGACGATGTCGCGTGGTTCGTCTTCCCGCATTCCGGCTATGCCATCGTCGACTGGCAGTTCCGGCGTCGGGAGTTCGGCATTGCCGAGGAGCGTACGACGTGGCCGTGGGGCCGTTGGGTCGGACATCTCGGCGCCGGGGACCAGGCCGCAGGGCTCACCCACCTTCTGGAATCGGGCAAGGCGCGGCCTGGTGACCGTGTTGCCCTGGTCGGGACGGGATCGGGATATTCCTTTGGCTGTGCAGTGCTGGAGATCCTGCGGTCTCCGCAGTGGTCCGCCAGCACGAGCTGA
- a CDS encoding acetylxylan esterase: MPTTDEEITRFWRGTLEETAPLPLDVHLSEQHTPLAHATAYALSFAGAHGHRISAWLILPENGADDGPLPCTVQFLGYGEGRGHVLDSLLWPALGYATLVVDTRGQSGAGGRAGATPDPVGLTHPQVPGFTTRGILDPATYYYRDAYVDAVRAVAVAAGHPGIDADRVATTGRSQGGQLALAAAVLSPRVAAALVESPFLAALPDLTRVPDRQPYRELLRFAESYPDLAPCASRTLGFFDVAELAAYGRCPALFSVAGRDQRCLPDTGYAVHARYPAPKRLLTWPLAEHAAPNTPLRLAEAEFLADVFSRAPRHAPAFWQEGHDR, encoded by the coding sequence ATGCCCACCACTGACGAGGAGATCACCCGGTTCTGGCGCGGCACGCTCGAAGAGACCGCCCCGCTGCCCCTCGATGTGCACCTGAGCGAGCAGCACACCCCGCTGGCCCACGCCACCGCGTACGCCCTCTCCTTCGCCGGAGCACACGGTCACCGCATCTCGGCCTGGCTGATCCTGCCCGAAAACGGCGCGGACGACGGCCCGCTGCCGTGCACCGTGCAGTTCCTCGGCTACGGAGAAGGCCGCGGCCACGTCCTGGACAGCCTCCTGTGGCCGGCGCTCGGCTACGCCACGCTCGTCGTCGACACCCGGGGCCAGAGCGGCGCCGGCGGCCGCGCGGGGGCCACCCCGGACCCGGTCGGCCTCACCCACCCGCAGGTACCGGGCTTCACCACACGCGGCATCCTCGACCCGGCCACGTACTACTACCGGGACGCGTACGTGGACGCGGTGCGCGCCGTCGCCGTCGCGGCCGGGCACCCCGGCATCGACGCCGACCGCGTCGCCACCACCGGCCGCAGCCAGGGCGGCCAGCTGGCCCTGGCCGCCGCCGTCCTCAGCCCCCGGGTCGCCGCCGCCCTCGTCGAGTCCCCCTTCCTCGCCGCGCTCCCGGACCTGACCCGGGTCCCCGACCGGCAGCCCTACCGGGAGCTGCTGCGCTTCGCCGAGTCCTACCCGGACCTCGCGCCGTGCGCGTCACGGACGCTCGGCTTCTTCGACGTCGCCGAGCTGGCCGCCTACGGGCGCTGCCCCGCGCTGTTCTCCGTGGCCGGCCGGGACCAGCGCTGCCTGCCCGACACCGGGTATGCCGTGCACGCCCGCTACCCGGCGCCCAAGCGGCTCCTGACCTGGCCACTGGCCGAACACGCCGCGCCCAACACGCCGCTGCGGCTCGCCGAGGCGGAGTTCCTGGCCGACGTCTTCTCCCGGGCCCCCCGTCACGCTCCCGCGTTCTGGCAGGAAGGACACGACAGATGA
- a CDS encoding DDE-type integrase/transposase/recombinase yields the protein MRVARPARKPPPPARTRHTAAGRPGQPRLHPQGARQLWVRDITEHPAPEGKVYGAVVPDTFSGRVIGWSIDTSPTAALATNALAMAISNRQAQGAAPSSTATTGAAGSRALTERAPASGLVPLHGVLLPPRLLRLSDKEHGTSRGFTT from the coding sequence GTGCGTGTTGCACGGCCTGCCCGGAAACCGCCCCCGCCGGCCCGGACCCGACACACCGCCGCTGGCCGACCTGGTCAACCGCGGCTTCACCCGCAAGGCGCGCGACAGCTGTGGGTCAGGGACATCACCGAACACCCCGCGCCGGAAGGCAAAGTGTACGGCGCGGTCGTGCCGGACACCTTCTCTGGCCGGGTGATCGGCTGGTCCATCGACACCTCACCCACCGCGGCGCTGGCCACCAACGCACTGGCCATGGCCATCAGCAACCGCCAAGCGCAGGGGGCGGCACCATCATCCACTGCGACCACGGGGGCAGCCGGCTCCCGGGCCCTCACCGAACGCGCCCCCGCCTCCGGCCTGGTGCCGCTCCACGGCGTACTCCTTCCGCCGAGACTGCTGCGGTTGAGTGACAAAGAGCATGGCACCTCGCGGGGGTTCACGACGTGA
- a CDS encoding MOSC domain-containing protein: MTAVLATVNLAVERQGSWTSVGRSGIDKRPVGHRVMARSWGLEGDLVADLRVHGGPDKAVYAFAREDAVFWEQELGREVPPGNFGENFSTVGLDITGAEVGEQWAIGDAVFEVIRARKPCKVFAGFWDVPALVKRFIAHGAPGAYLRVLKEGTVGAGDPVEIIKRPGHGVTIGYMLRALTTEPHLMPRFLDAPEMLPKHHEKARKWLAQHPQETPAR; encoded by the coding sequence GTGACCGCCGTCCTCGCCACGGTCAACCTCGCCGTCGAACGACAGGGCTCCTGGACCAGCGTCGGCCGCAGCGGCATCGACAAGAGGCCCGTCGGCCACCGCGTCATGGCCCGCAGCTGGGGCCTGGAAGGCGACCTGGTCGCCGACCTGCGCGTGCACGGCGGACCCGACAAGGCGGTGTACGCCTTCGCCCGTGAGGACGCCGTCTTCTGGGAGCAGGAACTCGGCCGCGAGGTCCCCCCGGGCAACTTCGGGGAGAACTTCTCCACCGTCGGCCTGGACATCACCGGAGCCGAGGTCGGGGAGCAGTGGGCCATCGGCGACGCCGTGTTCGAGGTCATCCGGGCCCGCAAGCCCTGCAAGGTCTTCGCCGGCTTCTGGGACGTCCCCGCCCTGGTCAAGCGCTTCATCGCGCACGGCGCCCCGGGCGCGTATCTGCGCGTGCTGAAGGAAGGCACCGTCGGGGCCGGCGATCCCGTCGAGATCATCAAACGCCCCGGCCACGGAGTGACCATCGGCTACATGCTCAGGGCGCTGACCACCGAGCCGCACCTGATGCCCCGCTTCCTGGACGCCCCGGAAATGCTGCCCAAACACCATGAGAAGGCCCGCAAGTGGCTGGCCCAGCACCCACAGGAGACACCCGCTCGATGA
- a CDS encoding CYTH domain-containing protein, translating to MPLEIERKFLLTGKAVPPAVETQDIEQGYIAVTDDGTEVRLRRIAGRCVLGVKRGNGGLSRTEVECPLTESEFEELWPATAGARLVKTRHSVRVADTLAYVDVYAQELCGLRTVEVEFPSEETARAFTPPDWFGPEITGAKKYKNRRLAVDGLPQNPA from the coding sequence ATGCCGCTGGAGATTGAGCGCAAGTTCCTGCTGACGGGCAAGGCCGTGCCGCCCGCCGTGGAGACCCAGGACATCGAGCAGGGCTACATCGCCGTCACCGACGACGGCACCGAGGTGCGCCTGCGTCGCATCGCGGGCCGGTGTGTCCTCGGCGTCAAGCGGGGAAACGGCGGGCTCTCTCGTACCGAGGTCGAATGCCCGCTCACGGAGAGCGAGTTCGAGGAACTGTGGCCCGCCACGGCTGGCGCCCGGCTGGTGAAGACCCGCCACTCGGTGCGCGTGGCCGACACCCTCGCCTATGTGGACGTGTACGCGCAGGAGCTGTGCGGCCTGCGCACCGTCGAGGTCGAGTTCCCGTCCGAGGAGACGGCCAGGGCTTTCACTCCCCCGGACTGGTTCGGTCCCGAGATCACCGGGGCCAAGAAGTACAAGAACCGCCGTCTGGCGGTCGACGGACTTCCCCAGAACCCGGCCTGA
- a CDS encoding MFS transporter: MLSSSTRPPHRCGRHRRPHAHRPWKTLVAVCLGTMMVTLNTTAVAIANPAIAREYHAGLAKLEWVTNSYLLVLAFTLVPAGRLGDRRGHRGVFLAGIVGFSLTSLTIALAPDIGSMVGLRALQGLFGALLQPSGLGLLRSAFPGHRIGAALGVRGMSMAASTAAGPIVAGLLVEVSGWRSVFLLNVPIGACALVVGAGALRGTTPSAGDPRSLPLPGTSLFRSNAFRVGTVLTALTSFVMIGALFFFTLYLQNVLGESPVQTGLRLLPLTVAMIIASLLAGWALRHVGRSTLIVASLTVTAAALLGLGLWGVGHGSWAGAPWLALLGAGLAPAFVVATHLIVRDGPAQSIGMASGMQQTAVQLGAIAGTALLGTVLSHVIDAVLPDRLHGVQTATIPREQLDLAHQEIASGTVPRLSGIPLPLLEGITRQCFESALTLILKVSALIALATSALGFAVRNCRCVAEHCECGARRLYTRPRRNRRDPSRAGR, from the coding sequence ATGTTGTCTTCATCCACCCGCCCCCCACACAGGTGTGGCAGACACCGACGGCCTCACGCTCACCGCCCATGGAAGACGTTGGTCGCGGTCTGCCTGGGCACGATGATGGTGACCCTGAACACCACAGCCGTAGCCATCGCCAACCCGGCCATCGCCAGGGAATATCATGCCGGCCTCGCCAAGCTGGAATGGGTGACGAACAGTTATCTGCTGGTGCTCGCCTTCACCCTGGTCCCAGCCGGCCGTCTGGGCGATCGCCGCGGGCACCGGGGCGTCTTTCTGGCGGGCATCGTCGGCTTTTCACTCACCTCACTCACCATTGCTCTGGCTCCCGACATCGGCTCCATGGTCGGACTGCGCGCCCTACAGGGCTTGTTCGGCGCGCTGCTGCAGCCCTCGGGACTGGGGTTGCTGCGCAGCGCTTTCCCTGGCCATCGGATCGGCGCCGCCCTCGGGGTACGGGGCATGTCCATGGCCGCCTCCACCGCGGCCGGGCCGATCGTCGCCGGGCTCCTGGTGGAGGTCAGCGGCTGGAGATCGGTGTTCCTGCTCAACGTCCCGATCGGGGCCTGCGCACTCGTCGTCGGTGCCGGAGCCTTGCGCGGCACGACGCCGAGCGCTGGCGACCCCCGGAGCCTGCCGCTTCCCGGCACGTCGCTTTTCCGGTCGAATGCCTTCCGTGTCGGCACAGTTCTGACAGCCCTCACCTCGTTCGTGATGATCGGTGCACTGTTCTTCTTCACGCTCTATCTACAGAACGTGCTCGGCGAGAGCCCCGTCCAGACCGGCCTGCGACTGCTGCCGCTCACCGTCGCCATGATCATCGCCTCGCTGCTGGCCGGCTGGGCACTGAGGCATGTCGGCCGCAGCACATTGATCGTCGCCAGCCTGACCGTCACAGCGGCGGCGCTCCTGGGCCTGGGCCTGTGGGGCGTCGGTCACGGTTCATGGGCAGGCGCGCCCTGGCTCGCACTGCTCGGTGCCGGCCTGGCACCGGCCTTCGTCGTGGCCACCCATCTCATCGTCCGAGACGGACCGGCTCAGTCGATCGGCATGGCCTCAGGAATGCAGCAAACTGCCGTGCAGCTGGGAGCCATAGCAGGTACGGCACTGCTCGGTACAGTACTCAGCCATGTCATCGACGCAGTGCTCCCAGACCGGCTCCATGGCGTTCAGACGGCGACCATCCCTCGCGAACAACTCGACTTGGCACACCAGGAAATCGCTTCCGGAACAGTGCCCCGCCTGTCCGGGATCCCACTCCCCCTCCTGGAAGGCATCACACGCCAATGCTTCGAGTCCGCATTGACCCTGATTCTGAAAGTTTCCGCGCTCATCGCCTTGGCAACCAGCGCGCTGGGGTTTGCTGTTCGCAACTGCCGCTGCGTGGCAGAGCATTGCGAGTGCGGTGCTCGGCGTCTGTATACACGACCGCGACGGAATAGACGCGATCCGAGCCGCGCCGGGCGATAA
- a CDS encoding cytochrome P450, with translation MTSNVITFPQERTCPYQSPEGYRRLWDQRPLARVVLYDGRVVWAVTGEAEARRLLRDARLSSDNTHPRYPALAARFADLKGTTLPLLAVDDPEHRRQRQWLTPYFGVRRIAALRETVQRVVDRHLDAMLCQGSPADLVSAFALPVSSTVICQLLGLPYADHDFFEERTRWLMREATAQQARDGYDELYAYLETLVDRKESQSKSRKGTGKEVGHGDYGLLDELVEGRGHSGGPDRDELVALALVLLIAGHESTAHSIATGVLMLLEHPRQLAALRADESLFPSAVEELLRYVSTAEGTVRVAVEDVETGGTVIRAGEGVVFPMAVLNHDPSAHPRPDEVDVRRADRRHLAFGFGVHQCLGQHLARLELEVALRTLLARLPGLRLAVPAAELSCTPGDAPFQGVTTLPVTW, from the coding sequence CTGACGTCAAACGTCATCACCTTTCCGCAGGAGCGTACGTGCCCCTATCAGTCCCCGGAGGGCTATCGACGACTGTGGGATCAGCGCCCCCTGGCACGAGTGGTCCTCTACGACGGACGGGTGGTGTGGGCGGTGACCGGCGAGGCCGAGGCCCGTCGGCTGTTGCGCGATGCGCGGCTGTCCTCCGACAACACCCACCCGCGCTACCCGGCCCTCGCCGCCCGCTTCGCGGACCTGAAGGGGACGACCCTGCCCCTGCTGGCCGTCGACGACCCCGAACACCGGCGGCAGAGACAGTGGCTGACCCCGTATTTCGGTGTCCGGCGCATCGCTGCCCTGCGTGAGACGGTCCAGCGTGTGGTGGACCGGCACCTGGACGCCATGCTCTGCCAAGGCTCGCCAGCCGATCTGGTCTCCGCGTTCGCGCTCCCGGTGTCGTCCACCGTCATCTGCCAGCTGCTGGGCTTGCCCTATGCCGACCACGACTTCTTCGAGGAACGGACGCGCTGGCTGATGCGTGAGGCGACGGCCCAGCAGGCGCGGGACGGGTACGACGAACTCTACGCGTATCTCGAGACGTTGGTGGACCGGAAGGAGTCCCAGAGCAAGTCCCGGAAAGGGACTGGGAAGGAGGTGGGTCATGGCGATTACGGATTGCTGGACGAGCTGGTGGAAGGGCGCGGCCACAGTGGCGGCCCGGACCGGGACGAGTTGGTGGCGCTGGCGCTGGTGCTGCTCATCGCCGGGCACGAGTCAACCGCCCACTCGATCGCAACCGGCGTGCTGATGCTGCTGGAGCATCCGCGGCAGCTCGCGGCGCTGCGCGCGGATGAGTCGCTGTTCCCGTCCGCGGTGGAAGAGCTGCTGCGCTATGTGTCCACCGCGGAAGGCACGGTACGGGTGGCCGTCGAAGACGTGGAGACGGGTGGAACCGTGATCAGGGCCGGGGAGGGCGTGGTGTTTCCCATGGCGGTGCTCAACCACGACCCCTCGGCCCATCCTCGTCCCGACGAGGTGGACGTGCGCCGCGCCGATCGCCGTCATCTGGCGTTCGGGTTCGGCGTCCATCAGTGCCTGGGGCAGCATCTGGCCCGGCTGGAGCTGGAGGTCGCCCTGCGGACGTTGCTCGCCCGGCTTCCGGGACTGCGGCTGGCCGTTCCGGCTGCGGAGCTGTCGTGCACGCCGGGTGATGCCCCGTTTCAGGGCGTCACCACACTGCCCGTCACCTGGTAG